A window of Brachybacterium fresconis contains these coding sequences:
- a CDS encoding GntR family transcriptional regulator gives MATLSERIYDGRYAPGARLAGENELAREFGVSRGTIRQALADLQRQRLIATRSGLGSFVSFDGHRLGRGWARSMTEAGLDVSTRVLGIEPVERSMVPELPTEVSLDQGIAVRRVRSVLEDGRPCPISFECSTVPAVAGLVDLPGQGLPEGSLANALADAGLISDHGTQQVDVRPLDAREASILGRDVGTSFLRSVRTSFDVTGTFVEHVISLLDPRHFRLTLTFGENS, from the coding sequence GTGGCCACACTCTCCGAGCGGATCTACGACGGCCGCTATGCACCAGGTGCACGCCTGGCCGGGGAGAACGAGTTAGCGCGCGAGTTCGGAGTCTCTCGAGGGACGATCCGCCAGGCCCTCGCGGATCTCCAGCGCCAACGTCTGATCGCCACCCGTTCCGGGTTGGGATCATTCGTCTCGTTCGACGGGCACCGTCTGGGGCGTGGATGGGCGCGATCCATGACCGAGGCTGGGCTCGACGTAAGCACCCGTGTACTGGGTATCGAGCCAGTAGAACGCAGCATGGTGCCCGAGCTCCCCACGGAGGTTTCACTCGACCAGGGGATAGCAGTGCGACGAGTGCGCAGCGTTCTCGAGGATGGCCGGCCATGTCCGATCTCCTTCGAGTGCTCGACTGTTCCCGCCGTCGCCGGCCTCGTCGATCTGCCCGGTCAAGGTCTGCCCGAGGGGTCGTTGGCCAACGCCCTGGCCGACGCCGGACTCATCTCTGATCACGGCACTCAGCAGGTCGACGTGCGCCCACTCGACGCCCGGGAAGCCTCAATCCTGGGACGCGATGTTGGCACGAGCTTCCTCCGCAGCGTCCGCACGTCCTTCGACGTCACCGGAACCTTCGTCGAGCACGTCATTTCCCTGCTCGATCCCCGACATTTTCGACTGACCCTCACCTTCGGAGAGAACTCGTGA
- a CDS encoding DUF202 domain-containing protein, translating to MNSPADGVFDRGLQLERTLLAWRRTCLSFGLTSLIALRCTVEELGVFAVLAGLVVACFALLAYTFTAREYRRRHAQLHRGQVLAHGGPAVLFATIAVLVIGVICAGFLLQRM from the coding sequence ATGAACTCACCGGCTGATGGTGTGTTCGACCGAGGCCTGCAGCTCGAACGAACATTGCTGGCCTGGCGTCGCACGTGTCTCTCATTCGGGCTGACGAGCTTGATTGCGCTGCGGTGCACCGTGGAAGAGCTGGGTGTGTTCGCCGTTCTTGCAGGCCTCGTCGTTGCGTGCTTCGCCCTTCTGGCCTACACATTCACGGCACGGGAGTACCGTAGAAGGCACGCACAGCTGCACCGCGGGCAGGTACTCGCCCACGGAGGCCCCGCGGTCCTCTTCGCTACGATCGCTGTTCTCGTCATCGGCGTCATCTGTGCCGGTTTCCTCCTGCAACGCATGTGA